The DNA window CCGGTCATCCACCACGCCCGCTTCGCCCTGATGATCGTGAAGGGCCCCGCCAAGCGTGACCCTTTGAAAGCCGCCCGCTCCCCTGGCTCCGAGGACGAGGTCCCCTCCCGCATCGCGCAAGGCATCCAGGGCCGTCTCTGCTGGCTCCTCGATCGCGCGGCCGCTGGCGAGGGCTGAGCCGCCAGCACACGCCTCTCGCCACCCGCGGAACCTCGCGGACCGCTGCCGGAGCGCGCTCATGCTTCGAGCGTGGGTGTTCCAGACTGCTGTGGGCAATCTCGATGACTATCGCCGTGCCGTCCGGCGAGAATCGCTTGGTGCGGGGAAAGACGTGTCAATGGTCGACGGACGTGTCGAACCGCGCGCCCCGGACCGAGCGGCTCGGGGCGCGTCGTGCTGGTCTCAGCCCGAGGCCTCGACGAACTTCCAGCTGTAATCCTTCGGTTCTCCGCCCTTGTAGGCGATCACGTTCTCGCCTTCATAGGCGATGAACGAGGTGTACTTCTTGTTCTTGATCTTGTACCCGCCGTCGCCGTACGCCTCGAAGGACCAGGTTTGTTCCTCGCCGTCGTTGCCGTCATACATGCCGACGGCGCCACCGGAACATCCGAGGAACTGGCTCGTGTTGCCACTCTTGATCTTGTAGTAGTGCCCGTCCTTGTCGGCGGGCTCGAAGTACCAGTGCTGCTCGTGGTTCTCCGGGCCGCTGTACCCGACCACCTTGCCCCCGCTGGGCGCCAGCACGCTGGCCTTCTTCGTGTTCTTGATCATGTAGCGCTTGCCCTGCACGAACGGCTTGCTCATGGATTCCCCCTGCTGATTGCATGACGGGAGCGGGCACCATTGCCTGCTCCCCTCCGGCCGATACCCCTCGGGCCCTCGACCGGAACGACGTTTCACTGCGCGCGCACCCAGGGCCTCGAAGAACCCCTCGAGCGGCGAAACGAGCCTCGAGCGGCATCCTCCAGCGCGCCACCCGGCACACCTTAGGCCACCCCCTCGGCCCGGCCACGGCTCATGAGCGCGTGCGTCGTGAAAGCCGGGAGCATGTTAGGGAGAACCCACCACTGAATGCAACGATCAAACGGAGGAAATGTCGAAATGAGCGCGATCATGGATGGCCGAGACGAATGAAATTTCATTCGTGGGCGCGACGTGGTGCCGAGGACGATCCGCGCATTCGGCAGCGGCGTTCCGGGCACATCGGAGCGCGCCGGCGTGCTCGTGAACCCTGCCCGCCAGGGGACGGGTGCGGGGGAGCGCGAGGCGTGACCCATCTCGTGCGGATGCGTGCCGGGCGGCGCGTTCCAGGAAGCGTGTTCGTCGTCGACGCTCGCTCCCGCGGCCCGTCGAGGCATCGCTGGGCCCGTCGGGGGCATTGCGGCGCCACGGGCGCCACGTCGGCGTGCCCTCTCGTCGTTATCGTGGAGACGCAGCCGCGTCGCGTGGTGACGCTACCGCGTGCGCGGCGGACAGAGCGAGGACACTCGCCACTGCACTGGACCCGCTCGGCGCTCCCTGGTCCGCGCTCCGTACCGAATGCAGCGACTGCTCACCATCTGTCTGGCACACCGGGTGCAAATCTGTCCGCTTCATGACCCGTCCTGGTGCTCCGTCCGTCGCCCCGCCCTGGCCTTTACTGTCCAACACGCTGGGGGACGCTGGTGGAGCCGTGGAGCTGCGCGCTCCCTTTCCGGCCATCACGCCCCCGGTGCTCTCCGTGCCCGTGTCCGTACCGCGACCTGCCGCGTTTGCGCCTGCGCTGCGCCGCAGCTGGAACCTGCGCCGCAGCTCGGACGGGGAGACCCTGGTCGTCACCTTCCACGGCAAGCTGACCGAAGCGGACGGCCGCACCTCCGTCCTCGCGCTCGTCGCCCAGCTCGCCCGTGGCCCTGCCCGCGTCGTCTGGAACCTCCACGAGATGACCGGCTACGAGGCCGGTGCGCGTCTCGCCTGGCAGCGCGGCCTGTGGCCCGTGCGCCACTGCATCCGCAGCCTGGAGGTCATCGGCGGCAGCCCCGTGGTCCGCGTCGGCGCCGTCACCTTGACCATGGTGCTCGGCCTCGAAGCGCGCTTCTACAGCGCGAGCAGGCCTCCGCCGGCACCCGACTCCAGCTTGCCCCTGGAGGCCCTCGGCGTCGCCTCGTCCGCGGTGAACCCCGCGCTCACGGCGAGCCTCACGAGCCCAGCGCCCCCGGCGACGCCAGCGCTCCCGGCGACGCCAGCGCGCGCTGCGAGCCCAGCGCGGGCGCTGATCCCAGCGTCCCCGGCGAGCCCGGCGCGCGCGCTGAACCCGGTGTCCGTGGTGAGCCCGGCGTCCCCGGCGAGTGCCGGGTACATGGCGACCATGGCGCTCACGGCGAGCCCAGCGCTCATGACGAGCCCAGCGCTCACGGCGCGTTCGGCGAACACCACGACCTCCGCGAATCCATGGGTTTCGAGCGCGTGTCCCGTGAGCCAGCGGCCCACGAACCATGCCCCGGCCTGCCAGTCACCGTCGACCCTGCGCTCCTGCACCGATGCGGGACCGAGCTCGCGCAGCGGCACGCCTGGTCCCCGCCCCGGGAGGCGCAAGGCGGCCTGAAGCGTGGGCATGCGCGTGCGACCGGGCCGCCAGCGCTCATGCCTCGTGCGAACGGACTCGCTCTTCGGCGTGCGCACAAGCTTCCCAGCGCCGCGCGACCTCGCTTGCACGGAGCGCACAGCGCCTTGCTCCCCACGCGCGCAGCTCGGCGCGCCCTCCGCGCCCGTGCGTCCCGGTCCTCCGCCTGCGTGCGCGTGACGACAGACGCATCGCGAGGGAGGACGATCCCCGCCGCGCGCGTGCCCGGAGCGCTTCTCCCGGAAGACGTGGTACGACCTCGCGGCGGATGTGCCGACGTCGGCGCAGGAAGGATGTTCATGGCTCGCATCGCGCTCATCACCGGTGGTAACCGCGGCATTGGCTACGAGGTAGGACGACAGCTCGGGCAGCGCGGCGTGGAGGTCATCCTCACCAGCCGCGACGACGCTGCAGGCCGCACCGCCTGCGACGAGCTCCTCGCCGAGGGCGTGAGCGCGCGTCACCATCGCCTCGACGTCACCCGGGACGACAGCGTGCAGGATCTCGCTGCGTGGGTGAAGGCCGAGCTGGGCGGGCTCGACATCCTGGTCAACAACGCCGGCATCGTGTTCCAGGGCTTCGACGCCGAGATCGCCCGTCAGACCATCGACACCAACTTCTTCGGCCCCTTGCGGGTCACCGAGGCCCTGCTGCCGTTGCTGCGCCCCTCCGGACGCATCGTGATGATCTCGAGCGGCCTCGGTGATCGGAGCAAGCTCGGCCCCGAGCGCCGCGCCCGTTTCGAGACCCCCTCGCGCCTGACGCGGGACGCCTTGATCGCCGAGATGCGCGCCTTCGTCGCCGCCGTCGCCGCGGGACGCCACGAGGCCGAAGGCTGGCCCAGCTCGGCTTATGCCGTCTCGAAGATCGGCCTCAACGTGCTCACCGATCTCGTGGGCCAGGAGCTTGCCGCCGCCGACCGCGGCATCCTGTGCAACGCCGTCTGCCCTGGCTGGGTGCGCACCGACATGGGCGGCCCGAACGCCCACCGCTCCGTCGAGGAAGGCGCCGACACCCCGGTGTGGCTCGCCATCTCCCCGGACGTCACGGCGCAAGGCGCGGTGTTCCGCGACCGAAAGCCCTACGCTTGGTGACCGCATCGGGTTGGTGAGCGGAGCGGGCTGGTGAGCGGAGCGGGTTGGTGCGCGGAGCGGGCCGCGCGGCTCCTCAGCGTCTCGGGGCCTGCTCCAGGGTGCGCGCCAGGTGATCGCCGAAGCGGCTCATCAGCTCATCGAGGTGCTTCGCCTCCGTCACGTCGCTGTCGAAGATCCGCCAGGTCGTCCCTTGGCGCTTTTCGATGTGGAGCGGGACGATCAGCGAGCCCGTCATCTTCTCGTCCCGGAAGGGGATCATCGCGCTGAAACTCACGATGTCCTCTCGCGCCTGGTTCGCGTCCTTCTCGACGTGGAGCTCCCGGAGCAGCTCGTCGGGCCAGCCCAGCGTCTTCAGCGCCAGGTAAGCAAACCGTTCGGCGAACTCGGTGTAGGTCTGGCTCGCGAGAACACTCCTCCGCAGCCACGAGCGCAGGAACGAACTGTAGGTGTGTCGGGTTTCCATCCTCGTCTCCAGATGGAGGGCACGCCCGGCGCGTCACGAGATCATGGATCTCTGGCCCCCTTGCGCTCGGAGCGTAGCAACCTTTCCTCCGCGCGCCCCTCCAATCACCCGCCGCGCCCCGCGACGTACTCCTGCTGTGGTGACCTTCGGGCGCCATGTCGAGCCTTGGCAGCGCGAGGCGGGGGCCGCCGGGCGCCTGCGAGGCCACCGAGGCCCTCGTGCGCCCCTCGTCGGAGGACGACGAGACCATCGCGCTCTCGGTCGGGCCGCATTCCGGTGATGGCGGGACCGTCGCGGCGTCGATGGGGCAGCGGTCAGGTGAGGGGGGGCCATCGCGGCGTCGATGGGGCGGCGGTCAGGTGACGGGTAGGCCATCGCGGCGTCGATGAGGCGGCGGTCAGGTGACGGGTAGGCCATCGCGGCGTCGATGAGGCGGCGGTCACGTGGCGGCGAGGCCATCGAGGCGTCGATGAGGCAGCGGTCACGTGGCGGCGGGGCCATCGCGGCGTGGATGGGGCGGCGGTCACGTGGCGGCGGGGCCATCGCGGCGTCGATGAGGCGGCGGTCACGTGGCGGCGGGGCCATCGCGG is part of the Chondromyces crocatus genome and encodes:
- a CDS encoding RICIN domain-containing protein — encoded protein: MSKPFVQGKRYMIKNTKKASVLAPSGGKVVGYSGPENHEQHWYFEPADKDGHYYKIKSGNTSQFLGCSGGAVGMYDGNDGEEQTWSFEAYGDGGYKIKNKKYTSFIAYEGENVIAYKGGEPKDYSWKFVEASG
- a CDS encoding SDR family oxidoreductase, translating into MARIALITGGNRGIGYEVGRQLGQRGVEVILTSRDDAAGRTACDELLAEGVSARHHRLDVTRDDSVQDLAAWVKAELGGLDILVNNAGIVFQGFDAEIARQTIDTNFFGPLRVTEALLPLLRPSGRIVMISSGLGDRSKLGPERRARFETPSRLTRDALIAEMRAFVAAVAAGRHEAEGWPSSAYAVSKIGLNVLTDLVGQELAAADRGILCNAVCPGWVRTDMGGPNAHRSVEEGADTPVWLAISPDVTAQGAVFRDRKPYAW